GTCGCCTTGAGTatgatgaaggggaagtagacttgatcaaggcccgaatctcctccatccttgcatcttgctcctccttttgcgcggaaagcttgttgtctatatagtcccttttccttgcttcggagtgacgaatgtcgatggagaggttctcgatgcgctctcgcaatcttgattgtgcgccttgcatttgtcgttgtagatcgaagattgacgctttggtgatgtagttgttcacaccgtcattgttgtggaagaccggagatgaaatgccttgcctatccatcacaagactcgagcaaatatgagtggagaaaggagaagaactataccaaatgtaccttgaccgatgttgaagatggatcaatgatcactcaatgatgtaacaaggaaatagcacaattggtaccaattcttgtcgatttctcacacctacacaaataaggcttatggtggagctcggtgaggatagtggcaaaaaaaattgatgcaaaatgttagcaagagtcaataatgttgaaagagattcacaaattcgcaagtgtaacaagtagaccaatagcaatatgtggcacacggaaacacacacacggatagataaatggggtcgtgcaaccaaggatgagcacaaaatgtggaatccacggaaaacgcttgtgttgcacaactcaagagagacgctagcacgattgctcaataggcagatacgacacttgtgcacaacctataggagacaaaaatgcaatgacttctatcccaagtatgctatgtatatgatgttccggtggtatgatccaagatgatcggatatgacaatcttatgcaatgtggtatgatgctatggcacttgcttacaagctctttgttcactctttttctttgcttaaaagcttgttttttTATATATGGCCACTttgcaaaatgcacaaaccaagatagcaattgggtatatacgggaacaatcttgtgacacaagggatgatatggtaccaatatgatatggtatgtatgcaatgtatggcgtagatcactaatgtgcacaagtaacgttgccggcaatactcaaatggctagtctcgataggcaagtaacacaaaatgggataggggttatcaatgcaatggcaagggaatttacaatggagggataccacgataccaagatgatatggaggttaccgtctatgtcgatgatgagtggcggtgatcttgatggagataccaagatgatggagactcatccctaagtagccgaaacaccttaggaaacggaaaaaccgcgaactcaaaatctcaaatgtcaaatgtcaaatggtggtagtggaaTGCGGTGGCggtgttgcggaagctcaatgggattgcggaaatgcaatgatgggttttgcgagtaggcaatgcggaagtggagggtaaggttggctatacacggtgtcggagttggaagcacggtccctaagtagccgaaacaccttagaagacacaactcacaacacaaacaaaattgggttaagttgcggtggcggaagtgtattgtgggtaagcctatgcggtagttgtggtggtggttgatgaagaagcaaccatacctaagtagcctagacaccttaggagactcaaatcactcctcaagcaaccactaatgcgatggggaacaaaattggttaggttgcggaagtcggtggtggttatgcggaggttgtggtggaatccataggcaaagatgccaaagttccaacaatttgatggagtcaaatggtgatgatagtatttttgtgggaaggggggtgtcaagagcttttcaacgagctaaagaacgtcaaaacggactccagatgaattagttatggacaaaacggtgaaacggggatGGCTGAGATGtcacgggccggacatccgggctcggggccggaaatccgggacctgatgtccagaaccgaGCAAATTTggtgctccaggagccggatgtccggcccgacgaatCCAGGtctcgtttggggcggaaattttcgaattggggcggaaattgatgattccaaaggcaaaattggagagatttcgtggTTGAAAAGTGGGGAAAagtggggatatgctagatccacttgaaaccaagcaaatccatggatcaaatccaacaaaacttcgtcaaaccaacaaacaaaaaaaattgggggctatttttggtggggattttcgaattttaggacgaaatcaacaaaattaggctagaaaacaaggaggggaggctccgaaatcatgatcaacgtggctcatgataccaagatgatgtagggtaggaaccctatgggccgatctttcatgaaaggagcagatcccgcgatgaacacgaagaacacgaggagggaaacgaggggaaaatcacaagggaaacacaagagaacactcaaaccaacaagaatgatcacacatgcgctagatccatgaacacaaagagagatacaagatccaaagtcaacaacggacgatacaagaggcaacggtcttctccgtgaggaggtcttgatggggccgcccaagagggggtcttgatgatcttctccgcaaggaggtcttgaatccaaagggatcttctccgtagaggccgcggtctctctcgtggagtagatccgatgtggatgagcaatactctatctctaaaatgagctaaaccaatgctaaccctaaccctaactaggagaaggtggggagtatatatagtgctagcccacgaaggggtaagtgagaggagggatacatgggcccttggcccgatctctgcgcacaggcaggtgccggatgtccgggctgggggctggaTGTCCGGCGGCTCACGAAGAGCCGGATGTCTGGGCCTCTGGCTGGAGTTTCCCGATTCTTCTGCTCTCTAGTTAGCGTGCTCCGGATTTCCGGGCGAAGGGGCCAGATGTTCGGGGCTTCGGGGGGAGCCGAATGTCCCGGGCATGGGGCCGGATGTCTGCGCTGTCGGGGTCGCTTCCGGAGCTCTCTGGATAggaaggggccggatttccgggggtagggccggatgtctgggctggggccggatgtccggggcctgtagcagctggctcttcttccttctccttccttcgcttccgcacacacttggccttggtccttcgGCTCTCCTTGGTCTCCTCggatgtacctgagtatgcacaaggtccgcgcttgaagtagcatccatgtcttacatgcggaaagggaagattcggaaaggagcgagttcaccttgtgtccaatggcgtatgcttgagtgtacatggggatgatcgtaggatgctctgcatcagcgCCTGTGTGGTGGTGATGATGAGGGTGGCGTTAGTGGAGATGGCACCGCCCAAAGGCCGGTGcgtgcggtggtggagcctcctcaTCTTCGGTTGGACTTGTTCCTTGTTCTATGGTGGTGGAGATGGAGCAGCAATGGACATTAATCTTGGATGACGACAACTTCTGAAAGATGATGGTGGTGGCTAGGGTATGCAGAGGTATTTATAATGCCTCTCCCAAAGCCTCCTCCGTTGATGATAGTTGACTGCTTTGATCCAGGGGTGAAGGTGAGACTAATCCTCTCCCAAACCCTTCCTATTGGCTAAGGGGATCGTGTGCGAACAAACAGGGACGGTATCGGTGAAGAATCCCGTCCAAAATGACAACTTTTGGACCTGTCTCACACGGTACGATCACCGGTACAACTGCGCAGTCATACCAAATGTCGTCGAACGCTTTGGACTCCTTTGATATTTTGATCGTCATTTCTTCATACAGACTCAGATTTTGATGTTCTTGGGCTCGTTCGAATCGCTTGAAAGATGCTGACGCGCCGGTGGTATTAGATTTGGAGCACTTGAAACACTTTTTTGACCTCCCAAATGCATAAGTCTAGTCTATCAGTCCTCTTTATTTTACGCGTGTTTGGTCCCTTTCATCGTTTTGGTCCTAGGTTGATCCAAAACACCTCTGGACACAAGAAAACTAAGAAAAGTAATAAAAAACCAAATAAAACACTAAAAATGCAATGCTCATAGTGAAAATGGTAAAAAAACCTATGGGCACTTAAAGGGGACAATGAAAACAATAAAATGCAACCGCATGAGCATCGAACAACTCATGAGCAACTTAAGAAAAATATGATTGAGCATATATAGGCGCTTAAAGGGGACAACGAAAACATATGTGCGAGTTGAATTCAAGTTTAAATTATTTTATTTTAACACTTAGTTGGATTATTATGTTTACATTTGAACTAGTGTCGCATTTGAATATTAACTAATCGGAGATTTGATATGCTATTATTTCAAGTGTTTTGGACTTTAGAAATAGGAGCACACGTTTGAGGTTCTTATAACCGTATCTGCATACGCACACAAATATTGTGTTCGCTTCGAGGAATGTTTACATTCCATTCCTGGTTTTCATACCACCTCGTCCTGATTTATTGGCTTCCTTCTTATTTTGTGTCGAATTTTGACCATAGCTTTGATCAAAAAATGTTAATGGATGTTACGAAAAATTATATCCTTGGATcacatttgaacatagtttttgatAATGTTATTTTTACTGTGCATAgcttatattttattagttaaaattaTGATCAAAATATGACCCTAAATAGTAGGGAACTAATAAATCAGGACGGAAGTAGGATGTACTAGTAGTAGCTCTAATAAACACCACCTGCATTATTAAGGATGCCATAAAAGGGGCTACATAAAACACAAGGAACAAGAAAAACAGTTCAAAGCACGCACGACACTCCCAGCAAACTGCAAACGCGGGATCAAACTCTAAGAAGGTAGACGCTAAGCTCGGGGCCGACGCTGTTGGCATTGCTGCCGCTGTCCGGGTTGATCATGTAGAATGCTTCCGAGTCGCGCGAGCCCACCACGCGCTCGAACCGCGCGCGCATGTACATGACGTCGCCCTCGCCGCCACCGCATGACGCCGGTATGACCCCGGCCCCCATGGACACGGGCTCCAGCGCGCGCAGCACCCGCCAGTCTGCGGCCCCGCACTCGCGCCGCACCGCGTACCCGCATCCCTTGCCGTTGCAGTAGGCGCGCCACACCGTCTCCTCCAGCAGCTTCCTGCCCGCGCCGGCGCCCGCGCCAGCAGTGGTGCCGGGGAATGCGGAGGCGCCCTTGGAGCGCTCGCACTCGAGTGCGATGCGCACGAGGCCCGAGGCCATCTCGCGAACTAGCGACGCCGTGGGCGCGGTCAGCTCCAGCAGCAGCGCCGGGCACGCGCGCGGGTCGACCTGGAACGCGAGGTGGACGTGGCCGCGACGGTGCCCGTACAGCGTGCCGGTAAGCCGCGAGCCGAGGCCGACCTGCCGGTGCCGGCCGGAGATTGCCGCTGCCAGCGCCGTGCGCAGGCGCGACACGGCCGTGCGGCCCGGCCTAGTATTCTTGCGGTGCTGCTTGAGCGGCTTGGGCGGGGGAGACACGAAGTCCTCCGAGTGGAaggaccggcaggcggaggagaAAGCCAAGGacgcctcctcgtcgtcctcggcaTGCTTATCCGAGCTGATCTTGACGAAACCTTCCTCCGCGGCGGCGGTGCTAGTGGCGCCATGGCTGCTGCTCTTGCCGAGAACCGGCCACTTGAAGTGCCtccgggagaaggagaaggaggactcGTGGGGGCTTCTCTCCATGATGTTTCTCATGGTATGGTTTCTTGCAGAAGCTGCTGTCTATTGCGCGCCGGCTGTGTGTGCCTATGTATGGAGGATGATGGACGGAAGGAATGGGGTTTTGTACTGTGAGGGGAAACTGGTGAGCAGAACCCACCAAACTGAGCAGacaggagagaagagaagagaagagaagcgtGTGTGTGAGCTCTGTCTTGTTTCCCCCTTGTTTCTGGCTTGGCTCTGTTGTGTGTTGTTGTGTCTCGAGGTCGAGGAGGAAATGGAACACAGGCTGCGGTGAGTCTGTGCCTCTGCGGTCAGGCCCGGCACCGGCAGGCAAGCAGGCACGCAGGCACGCAGGAGAAACGAGTGCTGTAGCATTTTCGATTAAGTGCTGTAGCATTTGATAAATGAAATTCATACTCACCTCCAGacaccctttatcgaaaaaaaaaaCTGACTAAGAAAAAGTTGTACTGCATCTCTGCGTCTGAAGTAA
The Triticum dicoccoides isolate Atlit2015 ecotype Zavitan chromosome 3A, WEW_v2.0, whole genome shotgun sequence genome window above contains:
- the LOC119271604 gene encoding protein MIZU-KUSSEI 1-like → MRNIMERSPHESSFSFSRRHFKWPVLGKSSSHGATSTAAAEEGFVKISSDKHAEDDEEASLAFSSACRSFHSEDFVSPPPKPLKQHRKNTRPGRTAVSRLRTALAAAISGRHRQVGLGSRLTGTLYGHRRGHVHLAFQVDPRACPALLLELTAPTASLVREMASGLVRIALECERSKGASAFPGTTAGAGAGAGRKLLEETVWRAYCNGKGCGYAVRRECGAADWRVLRALEPVSMGAGVIPASCGGGEGDVMYMRARFERVVGSRDSEAFYMINPDSGSNANSVGPELSVYLLRV